A stretch of the Fusarium musae strain F31 chromosome 2, whole genome shotgun sequence genome encodes the following:
- the ARL1 gene encoding Arf GTPase arl1 (EggNog:ENOG41): MGNSMSWFSNLLFAKKEIRILILGLALKVGEVVTTIPTIGFNVESVTYKNLNFNVWDLGGQTSIRPYWRCYYANTAAVIFVVDSTDIERLHTASEELSAMLNEEELKDAALLVFANKQDQPGAKGAGEISEALRLGELRDRNWSIVACSAVDGSGVNEGMDWLVQTVNQD; this comes from the exons ATGGGAAACTCAATGTCATGGTTCTCCAACCTACTGTTTGCGAAAAAGGAGATCAGAATATTGATCCTCGGCCTG GCGCTCAAGGTCGGCGAAGTTGTCACAACGATACCTACAATTGGCTTCAATGTCGAATCTGTCACATACAAGAACCTGAACTTTAACGTCTGG GATCTCGGCGGCCAAACAAGCATCCGACCTTACTGGCGGTGCTACTACGCCAACACAGCAGCTGTCATCTTCGTTGTGGACTCAACCGATATCGAGCGATTACACACCGCTTCAGAGGAGCTCTCGGCCATGCTGAACGAGGAAGAACTGAAGGATGCGGCCCTGCTAGTCTTTGCCAACAAACAGGATCAGCCAGGAGCCAAGGGCGCAGGTGAGATTTCTGAGGCCCTGCGTCTGGGCGAGCTCCGCGACCGCAACTGGAGTATCGTGGCCTGCTCAGCGGTCGATGGCAGCGGTGTGAACGAGGGCATGGACTGGCTTGTG CAAACTGTCAACCAGGACTAA
- a CDS encoding hypothetical protein (EggNog:ENOG41) gives MPSHKSFRTKQKLAKAQKQNRPVPQWIRLRTGNTIRCVLTPPFETTTLRLYQSAREQSNPWLTFLNSYNAKRRHWRKTRIGI, from the exons ATGCCG AGCCACAAGTCTTTCCGAACCAAGCAGAAGCTTGCCAAGGCCCAGAAGCAGAACCGCCCTGTGCCTCAATGGATTCGCCTCCGAACTGGCAACACCATCCGGTGCGTTTTGACTCCCCCCTTCGAGACGACAACTTTACGACTCTACCAGTCCGCCCGCGAGCAGAGTAACCCTTGGCTAACATTCCTAAACAGCTACAACGCTAAGCGAAGGCATTGGCGCAAGACCCGCATCGGTATCTAA
- the SCON3 gene encoding E3 ubiquitin ligase complex SCF subunit scon-3 (BUSCO:EOG09264ZWF) — protein sequence MAESTSTQKVWLASNDSATIEVDRVVAERSMLIKNMLEDIGDEGINAENPIPIPNVNEAVLRKVIEWCDHHRNDPLQAQDDDSDARKKTTDIEEWDQKFMQVDQEMLFEIILASNYLDIKPLLDVGCKTVANMIKGKSPEEIRKTFNITNDFTPEEEEQIRRENEWAEDR from the exons ATGGCCGAATCTACCTCTACACAGAAAGTCTGGCTGGCGTCCAACGACAGCGCCACTATTGAAGTCG ACCGCGTTGTTGCCGAGCGATCAATGTTGATCAAGAACATGTTGGAAGACATCGGTGATGAGGGTATCAATGCTGAGAACCCTATTCCTATCCCCAAC GTGAACGAGGCCGTTCTTCGCAAGGTGATTGAGTGGTGCGACCATCACCGCAACGATCCCCTCCAGGCACAGGATGACGATTCCGACGCCCGCAAGAAGACGACTGATATCGAAGAGTGGGACCAAAAGTTTATGCAGGTCGATCAGGAGATGCTGTTTGAAATCATCCTT GCATCCAACTATCTCGACATCaagcctcttcttgatgtcgGCTGCAAGACCGTCGCCAACATGATCAAGGGCAAGTCTCCCGAAGAGATCCGCAAAACTTTCAACATCACGAATGATTTCActcctgaggaggaggagcagatcCGCCGGGAGAATGAGTGGGCTGAGGATCGTTAA
- the SMP3 gene encoding alpha 1,2 mannosyltransferase (CAZy:GT22): MWRRTYLTLVLIRLWFALSPSYLHPDENFQGPEVIAGQIFSYPVRHTWEFTSENPIRSVFPLWPVYGLPMLLLRWLWIGNGKDGEIPPIAVFWTLRVLMFVISFVLEDWALHELIPSPKHRRVAVVLVASSYVTWTYQTHTFSNSVETLVVAWSLVLIQRVADPRQRSCVLSATVLGIVGVFGIFNRITFPAFLVVPGLRLLPVFWKRPTSLVYLTLAAALTTIIAIGLDTAFYLPGPITWTDLIHNPVITPLNNFKYNSATENLAQHGLHPWYQHLVGNLPLLLGPAVALLIIRPKISIRLWSAVSGLVVLSAFQHQEARFLLPTVPLFLSSARMPRNQTILYVFTAVWIGFNLVLGSLMGIYHQGGVVPGQVFLSQQPDATQAIWWKTYTPPIWLLNGKNEFLTTRDVMGLKGEMLLEQLYELATCDTPADRRNQEYLKEKNGTYLIAPASAIWLDPYLSNKGLEGLRFREVWRYRKHLNLDDLDFGDDGVWDTLARVIGRRGLVAWRVTKSCPN; encoded by the exons ATGTGGCGACGCACATATCTCACACTCGTCCTTATAAGGCTGTGGTTTGCGCTATCTCCCAGTTATTTACACCCGGACGAGAACTTCCAAGGGCCTGAGGTCATAGCTG GCCAAATTTTTAGTTATCCTGTTCGACACACTTGGGAATTTACAAGCGAGAACCCTATCCGTAGTGTTTTCCCACTATGGCCCGTCTACGGTCTTCCTATGCTTCTCCTGCGGTGGCTATGGATCGGTAACGGCAAAGACGGAGAGATCCCACCTATTGCGGTTTTCTGGACTCTGCGCGTTCTCATGTTTGTCATCAGCTTTGTTCTTGAAGATTGGGCGTTGCATGAGTTAATCCCGTCACCGAAGCATCGCCGTGTTGCCGTCGTCCTTGTCGCCTCGTCCTACGTGACCTGGACCTATCAGACGCACACGTTCTCCAACTCGGTAGAGACGCTCGTTGTTGCGTGGAGTCTTGTTCTGATCCAGCGAGTCGCTGATCCAAGG CAGCGGTCATGTGTTTTGTCTGCCACAGTGCTTGGAATAGTTGGGGTATTTGGTATATTCAATCGAATCACGTTTCCGGCATTTCTTGTTGTTCCTGGACTTCGACTGCTCCCTGTGTTCTGGAAGAG GCCTACGTCTCTCGTATACTTGACGTTAGCTGCGGCACTGACAACTATCATTGCCATCGGTCTGGACACCGCGTTTTACCTGCCAGGTCCCATCACATGGACTGACCTGATCCATAACCCCGTAATCACCCCTCTTAACAACTTCAAGTACAATTCAGCAACCGAGAACCTGGCGCAACATGGCCTTCATCCTTGGTACCAGCATTTGGTGGGAAATTTGCCGTTGCTGCTGGGCCCAGCTGTAGCTCTTTTGATCATCAGACCCAAAATATCAATCCGACTATGGTCGGCAGTGTCGGGTTTGGTGGTACTATCGGCGTTTCAACATCAGGAGGCGAGATTCTTGCTCCCAACGGTACCACTATTTCTTTCGTCAGCCCGCATGCCCCGAAACCAAACAATACTCTACGTCTTTACGGCAGTTTGGATCGGTTTTAACCTCGTCCTCGGCTCGTTGATGGGCATCTACCATCAGGGAGGTGTGGTGCCAGGACAGGTCTTCCTGAGTCAGCAGCCAGATGCCACCCAAGCTATCTGGTGGAAGACATATACACCGCCGATCTGGcttctcaatggcaagaaTGAGTTCTTGACCACGCGAGACGTTATGGGTCTCAAGGGTGAGATGCTACTTGAGCAACTCTACGAACTCGCCACATGCGACACTCCCGCCGACAGACGAAACCAGGAGTatctgaaggagaagaacggCACATATCTGATCGCCCCGGCATCAGCGATATGGTTAGATCCCTACTTGTCCAACAAGGGCTTGGAGGGGCTACGATTTAGAGAGGTATGGCGTTACAGGAAACACTTGAAcctggatgatctggatTTTGGCGACGACGGCGTTTGGGACACCCTGGCCAGGGTTATTGGGCGACGGGGCCTCGTCGCCTGGAGAGTCACAAAGAGCTGCCCAAATTAG
- the CRP74 gene encoding 60S ribosomal protein L10a (BUSCO:EOG09264LBC) — protein MSKITVANVRTQVGELLEYSNETKKRNFLETVELQIGLKNYDPQRDKRFSGTIRLPSIPRPNMSICILGDQHDIDRAKHGGVDAMSADDLKKLNKNKKLIKKLARKYDAFVASEALIKQIPRLLGPGLSKAGKFPTPVSHADDLTGRINEVKSTIKFQLKKVLCMGVAVGNVEMTQEQLVANIMLAINYLVSLLKKGWQNVGSLTIKASMSPPKRLY, from the exons ATGTCGAAGATCACAGTCG CTAATGTCCGGACGCAAGTCGGAGAGCTCTTGGAGTACTCCaacgagaccaagaagcGAAACTTCCTTGAGACCGTTGAGCTTCAGATCGGCTTGAAGAACTATGATCCTCAGCGTGACAAGCGTTTCTCCGGCACCATCCGCCTGCCCTCCATTCCCCGACCCAACATGTCTATCTG CATTCTCGGTGACCAGCACGATATCGATCGTGCCAAGCACGGTGGTGTTGACGCCATGTCCGCTGatgacttgaagaagctcaacaagaacaagaagctcatcaagaagcttgcccGCAAGTACGACGCCTTCGTCGCCTCCGAGGCCCTCATCAAGCAGATCCCCCGTCTCTTGGGTCCTGGTCTGTCCAAGGCCGGCAAGTTCCCCACTCCCGTCTCCCACGCCGACGACCTGACTGGCCGCATCAACGAGGTCAAGTCCACCATCAAGTTCCAGCTCAAGAAGGTTCTCTGCATGGGTGTCGCCGTCGGCAACGTCGAGATGACACAGGAGCAGCTTGTCGCCAACATCATGCTCGCCATCAACTACCtcgtctctcttctcaagaagggcTGGCAGAACGTTGGAAGCCTTACCATCAAGGCTTCCATGTCTCCCCCCAAGCGCCTGTACTAA
- a CDS encoding hypothetical protein (EggNog:ENOG41~BUSCO:EOG09260OZU), whose protein sequence is MKDTAQRVDDLIANSNHISRWVEEQPSEEQSSWAQSIFTRLLESASQPKGASGNSCVKLCGFVEQSSKSQSQSLKLWAYSRNVTIKLFNFYVEWNESDNHRSMKLVLDLLPQLIKRNPDKKAGQETKSAILDNLVSIVTGKSSKPLAKSAIKALDHLLAKDIVTLDEIRSSYVTLQQKDTSTNHLDIWKSFLFELFHWMTLHFVCPTAGRFIVCLYRGLRGQDQRGTSGQLSIETWHVWLLEAINEEPSILESVKNYIFLPLFKADKSEALGFLKRMNEHEAVSAGHEIDINLPALLQLAALEIGKKVGLVEEPALGDDKSADSDSSIVLDEKVLESVLAHPSHEVRSLALSLLMSSPSTTRPYSSTALDLLRKHLATYFADSDAKFRNEVAGKVRDMFRRVRGAIFVLKKSIPRAAARKQKEQPGQAQEQHILYRTNLISLPEAQLMHCLEYHEKFLFWYIGFLCSELTPTASYQRHSASLKAVTFVLRMEGEKSKTWETADDQKLFFDQFGSSWLRALSDLIMDPFDDIRNHAATVLRWIFSDSRYRNFHLLARQGKPNPTEELTELLRRAEDLARKTARADHSDGVARVSQLLYRFSENEQHRVALLSKLIGGLEARLAVAEKDLGRAVLDAPLHGGFASLCYMWQVVSELQFSEGELQSIQALQDTLVTCCERVWAAVRDILCDDSPEGHLPQELEEVDGLDTKDVLSYSFRSVHEASNLMRIIILSIKQHSRQGRICPSKEAYERIGTLSFTQLASLRHRGAFTTVALTFSTCCQLVKHLDQAKAGAESGTALLEQWYAGTLEAINAQVSTTRRSAGIPAMMTGVLSANASNPSFEQVMNKLMEIASQEARVTETDGSNLPQVHAYNCLKEIFKSSYLTAMGNKSEKFLPQCLELAANGLKSELWAIRNCGLILLRSLIDCLFGSHQSKALMEAGWDGKANRIAYHRYLSLPGTLLHLLKSGHQMMTSIAASSAAPESVFPALDIIRRAGPPEVLREELQIHIAKYLASPVWHVREIAARTLCSCLLHAQWLDTITSIAAESVRSQIGNVQNHVHGVLLALKYIVDRLSEVMPEQLQHDIPRLSGFLIEYWREIQALESPEIPAAYLEVTNLVRALPRPGSTDPIQLELPTPNNREGALLRVQRVIHEVHSIAEGSGPIERLNTLFLSTTMGVNTIVAGLGTVPKLWDVSRFSEQDVGKFCNLYRDVCVKIGPVEPRVIALQNLTEILDQVLKSGNISLVSPDLLLEVWSSLPLSSINPALANAVTRISGCIIAILSRAQAVTPAGIKNWGHMMADAGLDDKDLDTRLAAVESLCSFFSVIEVGQSWVQEEHLAAILALYDSLNDDDDDIRDVGSAAVQRILGKALVPIEAANRLLLWLAQHYASSPTFRQVVVRRVMGDSRYPTPENNVISIQDQLQEAMKFDDSLFVIEEQNLFVDEVRETQRWIALYDILTWESNDPSLDSLTKWTGAGLEAMEDLASQEDGPLGYASKPEVFAILSRIVRASAAIARKQPDSGLCERINKSGSVVQGDLGYMSGLLLQSF, encoded by the exons atgaaggacacAGCTCAACGGGTTGACGACTTAATCGCCAACTCGAATCACATCTCCAGATGGGTCGAGGAACAGCCTAGTGAAGAACAATCAAG TTGGGCCCAATCGATATTTACAAGACTCCTCGAAAGTGCTTCTCAGCCAAAAGGCGCTTCAGGCAACTCATGCGTAAAACTCTGCGGTTTCGTTGAGCAGTCGTCAAAATCGCAGTCACAGAGTCTGAAACTCTGGGCCTATTCTCGGAATGTTACTATAAAACTCTTCAATTTTTATGTTGAATGGAACGAGTCAGACAACCACCGGTCAATGAAACTGGTTCTCGACCTGCTCCCTCAGCTCATCAAGAGAAATCCGGATAAGAAAGCTGGCCAAGAGACCAAGTCTGCCATCTTGGACAATCTCGTCTCGATCGTGACTGGGAAATCTTCAAAACCGCTGGCCAAATCTGCCATAAAGGCATTGGACCATCTCCTTGCCAAGGACATCGTCACCCTAGATGAGATACGGTCCAGCTATGTCACTCTTCAACAAAAGGACACATCAACAAACCACTTGGATATCTGGAAGTCTTTCCTTTTTGAACTGTTCCACTGGATGACGCTTCACTTTGTCTGCCCTACTGCTGGAAGATTTATTGTCTGCTTGTACCGTGGTCTTAGAGGCCAAGACCAACGAGGAACTTCAGGACAGTTGAGCATTGAGACTTGGCACGTATGGCTGCTTGAGGCCATAAACGAGGAGCCTTCCATTCTAGAATCAGTCAAAAACTATATCTTCCTCCCTCTGTTCAAGGCGGACAAGTCCGAGGCCCTGGGTttcttgaagaggatgaatgaACATGAGGCTGTCTCTGCAGGCCATGAGATAGATATCAATCTCCCCGCCCTGTTGCAGCTGGCAGCGTTAGAGATCGGCAAGAAGGTTGGCTTAGTAGAAGAGCCAG CACTCGGTGATGATAAATCTGCCGATAGCGACTCATCGATTGTGCTCGACGAGAAGGTTCTGGAGAGTGTCTTGGCCCATCCATCTCACGAGGTTCGCTCTCTCGCACTTTCACTGCTCATGAGCtccccatcaacaacaaggccaTATTCATCCACAGCCCTTGACCTACTCCGCAAGCATCTCGCCACATACTTCGCCGATTCTGATGCCAAGTTCAGAAATGAAGTAGCTGGAAAGGTTCGAGACATGTTCAGAAGGGTCAGAGGTGCCATTTTCGTGCTCAAGAAGAGCATCCCGAGAGCCGCCGCTCGTAAGCAAAAAGAACAGCCAGGCCAGGCACAGGAGCAACATATCCTTTATCGGACCAACCTTATATCTCTCCCCGAAGCTCAGCTGATGCACTGCTTGGAGTATCACGAGAAGTTCCTATTCTGGTACATTGGCTTCTTGTGCAGCGAGTTAACTCCCACTGCTTCTTATCAACGACATAGTGCCTCTCTCAAGGCCGTCACTTTCGTTCTTCGAATGGAAGGAGAAAAGTCCAAGACGTGGGAGACCGCAGATGACCAGAAACTATTCTTTGACCAGTTTGGCAGCTCATGGCTCCGAGCTTTGTCTGACCTGATCATGGATCCATTTGATGACATCCGAAACCATGCTGCTACGGTACTCAGATGGATTTTCTCGGATAGTCGGTACAGGAACTTCCACTTGCTGGCCCGACAAGGCAAGCCAAATCCCACTGAAGAGCTCACAGAACTTCTGAGACGAGCTGAAGACCTTGCTCGCAAGACTGCTCGAGCCGATCATTCAGACGGTGTCGCCAGAGTATCTCAGCTACTGTATAGGTTCTCTGAAAATGAGCAACATCGAGTCGCACTACTTTCAAAGCTGATAGGAGGCCTGGAAGCAAGGCTAGCAGTCGCTGAGAAGGATCTCGGCAGAGCGGTCCTAGATGCGCCGCTGCACGGTGGCTTTGCTTCCCTGTGCTACATGTGGCAGGTGGTTTCAGAGCTTCAGTTTTCTGAAGGCGAGTTGCAGTCCATACAGGCTCTGCAAGACACTCTGGTCACTTGCTGTGAAAGAGTCTGGGCAGCAGTCCGTGACATTCTCTGTGATGACTCGCCTGAAGGCCATTTGCCTCAAGAGCtagaagaggttgatggaCTCGACACCAAAGATGTGTTGAGCTATAGCTTCCGATCTGTACATGAAGCCAG CAATCTTATGCGCATCATTATCCTCTCTATCAAGCAACACTCCCGCCAAGGCAGAATCTGCCCGTCAAAGGAAGCTTATGAGAGAATAGGAACCTTATCATTTACCCAACTAGCCAGTCTAAGACATCGCGGCGCTTTTACGACTGTCGCCCTTACTTTCTCTACATGCTGCCAACTTGTCAAGCACCTGGACCAAGCCAAAGCTGGCGCCGAGAGTGGTACTGCTCTTCTTGAGCAGTGGTATGCC GGCACATTAGAAGCCATCAACGCTCAAGTATCGACCACTCGGCGATCTGCCGGCATCCCTGCGATGATGACAGGCGTCTTATCCGCCAATGCGTCTAATCCTTCATTTGAACAAGTCATGAACAAGCTCATGGAGATCGCCAGCCAAGAAGCCCGCGTCACTGAGACCGACGGTTCGAATCTTCCCCAGGTCCATGCTTATAATTGCCTGAAGgagatcttcaagagctCATACTTGACAGCCATGGGCAACAAGTCTGAGAAATTCTTACCGCAGTGTCTCGAGCTGGCAGCCAATGGCCTCAAGTCTGAACTATGGGCCATCCGTAACTGCGGCTTGATCCTACTCCGGAGTCTGATAGACTGTCTCTTTGGATCCCATCAGAGTAAAGCGCTCATGGAAGCAGGATGGGATGGTAAAGCCAACCGTATAGCCTACCACCGATACCTTTCCCTTCCAGGGactctcctccacctcctgAAGTCAGGCCACCAGATGATGACGTCCATTGCTGCCAGTTCAGCTGCGCCCGAGTCAGTCTTCCCAGCCCTTGACATCATTCGAAGAGCCGGCCCCCCTGAGGTACTTCGTGAAGAGCTCCAGATACATATAGCAAAGTATCTGGCCAGCCCGGTGTGGCACGTCCGCGAGATTGCAGCCCGAACTCTATGCTCGTGTCTCCTGCACGCTCAATGGCTCGATACCATCACCAGTATTGCCGCTGAGTCTGTTCGCTCTCAAATCGGGAATGTTCAGAATCATGTCCATGGCGTTCTGTTGGCACTAAAGTACATCGTGGACCGTTTGAGCGAGGTTATGCCTGAGCAGTTGCAAC ACGACATACCCAGGCTCTCCGGTTTCCTCATCGAGTACTGGCGCGAAATCCAGGCCTTGGAGTCACCTGAAATTCCTGCCGCGTATCTTGAGGTCACAAATCTTGTACGAGCTCTCCCCAGGCCTGGGTCAACTGATCCTATTCAGCTCGAATTACCTACACCCAACAACCGAGAGGGGGCTCTACTCAGGGTACAGAGGGTAATCCACGAAGTCCACTCCATCGCCGAGGGTAGTGGCCCCATCGAAAGACTTAACACATTGTTCCTGAGCACGACCATGGGCGTCAACACGATAGTGGCTGGCCTTGGGACAGTTCCTAAGCTTTGGGACGTTTCTCGCTTCTCAGAGCAAGACGTGGGCAAGTTCTGCAATCTGTACCGTGATGTTTGTGTCAAAATTGGACCCGTTGAGCCTCGGGTTATTGCTCTACAGAACCTCACAGAGATCCTGGACCAGGTTCTGAAGAGTGGAAATATCAGCCTTGTTTCGCCGGATCTGCTTCTGGAGGTTTGGAGTAGCCTGCCACTGAGTTCTATCAACCCTGCCCTCGCCAACGCGGTAACCAGAATCAGTGGCTgtatcatcgccatcctcaGTAGAGCACAAGCTGTCACCCCAGCGGGAATCAAGAACTGGGGACATATGATGGCCGATGCCGGTCTGGATGACAAG GATCTTGATACTCGTCTCGCTGCAGTCGAATCACTCTGCTCATTCTTCTCCGTCATTGAGGTGGGCCAATCATGGGTCCAAGAAGAACACCTCGCAGCTATCCTCGCTCTCTATGACTCCctcaacgacgacgacgacgatatTCGAGACGTGGGATCCGCAGCAGTCCAGAGAATTTTAGGTAAGGCTCTTGTACCTATTGAAGCGGCAAATCGTCTTCTCTTATGGCTAGCCCAGCACTACGCCAGTAGCCCAACGTTCCGCCAGGTCGTTGTGCGTCGCGTCATGGGTGATTCTCGGTACCCAACCCCTGAGAACAACGTGATCTCTATTCAGGACCAGCTGCAGGAGGCAATGAAGTTTGATGATTCACTTTTTGTCATTGAGGAGCAGAATTTGTTCGTGGATGAGGTCAGAGAAACACAGCGCTGGATTGCTCTCTATGACATCCTGACATGGGAGTCTAATGACCCCTCTCTCGACTCACTTACAAAATGGACCGGCGCCGGTTTAGAAGCGATGGAGGACCTCGCGAGCCAAGAAGACGGTCCCCTTGGATATGCGTCAAAGCCAGAGGTCTTCGCCATCCTATCACGGATTGTTCGTGCTTCTGCAGCGATAGCAAGGAAGCAGCCTGATTCTGGTCTTTGCGAGAGGATCAACAAGTCAGGCAGTGTTGTGCAAGGCGACCTGGGATATATGTCAGGTCTTTTGTTACAGTCTTTCTAG
- a CDS encoding hypothetical protein (EggNog:ENOG41) — MGGNHHEPLGAMGPVEWEQVPQDDDLEEFLADVLSETQTVVESIPVPAKKDPSSSAGRARSKTESAASAPDIKRALTLRQKAEAIGQAQDLQKEWKEIKVSAKENPLGINVYKLSAKDGRGAWFARRSVHEGLSFDDWKKGLSVEFSETMKVQGAPGSGNIRGIGADKRVEDKQIGGHGQLQVFQLSAQFPGPTAPRDFVTLLLTSETSVKAAQGSRPLRQYMIVSKPCEHPECPPRQGIIRGYYESVEVIREVPVDNFTSKRSLSSADLLDRDEGRIASPKPGSEGHGSMPLDEPATAVEWLMVTRSDPGGSVPRFLIEKGTPPGIVGDAGKFLKWVTSKAMHGFAEPEETGEANDTSDAAEASATHEAKSTATPNPTANLESTKADAVISTNQDGPFPGSNGLYGVIAGAIGAASSYIPASLLKTWGTGSDFVSTDGSVSDAQAIAEEQHDDDSDTSSIRSFASALEKSVTAENKSPDSLVESQSETSRSNPQQSQRSLADKELKKLEQKKKKLDEKMARLEERRQSKLLGDKEKDAATLAKLREKHEKEVAKQEEKYRREMRKLEEKRERDQRKAEERRRKAAEQEEKNNLSLELERVRAERDVARRQIELLEGQVGELQAQNTMLVRKLGKNGLLDGPGSPSPSIKSIQRAQTDV, encoded by the exons ATGGGGGGCAATCACCACGAACCTCTAGGGGCTATGGGCCCTGTTGAGTGGGAACAGGTGCCCCAAGACGACGACCTTGAAGAGTTCCTGGCCGATGTTCTTTCCGAGACGCAGACCGTGGTCGAATCTATTCCAGtgccagccaagaaggaccCTTCAAGCTCTGCAGGACGAGCTCGATCCAAGACGGAGTCGGCGGCTTCAGCTCCCGATATCAAACGTGCTCTGACCCTGCGGCAGAAAGCTGAAGCCATCGGCCAGGCGCAAGACCTGCAGAAGGAGTGGAAGGAGATCAAAGTCAGCGCGAAAGAGAACCCTCTCGGGATCAACGTCTATAAGCTGAGCGCCAAAGATGGACGCGGCGCATGGTTCGCTCGCCGGAGTGTACACGAAGGGCTGTCCTTTGATGACTGGAAGAAGGGCCTTTCTGTTGAGTTTTCAGAGACGATGAAGGTCCAAGGTGCTCCTGGAAGTGGCAATATCCGTGGTATCGGCGCCGACAAGCGCGTGGAGGACAAGCAGATCGGTGGTCATGGCCAACTGCAAG TCTTTCAACTTTCTGCCCAGTTCCCTGGTCCGACCGCCCCGCGAGACTTCGTGACTCTTCTCCTAACTTCCGAGACCTCCGTGAAAGCCGCCCAAGGATCCCGGCCCCTCCGACAGTACATGATAGTTTCAAAACCTTGCGAGCACCCCGAGTGTCCTCCCCGCCAGGGCATTATCCGTGGCTACTACGAATCAGTCGAAGTCATCCGCGAAGTCCCAGTCGACAACTTTACTTCTAAGAGATCCTTGTCGTCGGCCGATCTCCTGGATCGAGACGAGGGTAGGATAGCAAGCCCCAAACCTGGCAGCGAGGGCCACGGTTCAATGCCACTCGACGAACCTGCCACGGCTGTCGAATGGCTCATGGTAACTCGTAGTGACCCTGGCGGCAGCGTCCCGCGCTTTCTTATCGAGAAGGGAACACCACCAGGCATCGTGGGTGATGCTGGAAAGTTCCTTAAGTGGGTGACGTCGAAGGCTATGCATGGATTTGCTGAGCCGGAAGAGACTGGAGAAGCAAATGATACTAGTGACGCCGCTGAAGCATCTGCCACTCACGAGGCAAAGTCCACGGCTACACCGAACCCTACTGCTAATCTTGAAAGTACCAAGGCTGACGCTGTCATATCTACAAATCAAGACGGCCCTTTCCCGGGCAGCAATGGGCTGTATGGTGTCATAGCTGGTGCCATAGGAGCTGCCAGTTCCTATATTCCTGCAAGCCTGCTCAAGACCTGGGGAACTGGTTCCGATTTTGTGTCCACCGATGGGAGTGTTTCTGACGCTCAGGCGATTGCTGAGGAGCAACATGATGACGACAGCGACACCTCCTCCATCCGAAGCTTTGCCTCAGCCCTTGAGAAGAGTGTGACTGCCGAGAACAAATCCCCCGATAGTCTCGTTGAGTCCCAATCGGAGACTTCACGTTCCAACCCGCAGCAATCACAGCGGTCACTAGCGGATAAGGAACTTAAGAAGCTGgaacaaaagaagaagaagctcgatgagaagatggctcGTCTAGAGGAGCGGCGACAGAGCAAGCTTCTTGgggacaaggagaaggacgCTGCTACACTGGCAAAGTTGCGTGAGAAGCATGAAAAGGAGGTGGCTAAGCAGGAGGAAAAGTATCGTCGCGAGATGCGCAAGCTCGAGGAGAAACGTGAGCGGGACCAGCGTAAGGCTGAGGAGCGGCGTCGCAAAGCAGCCGagcaggaagagaagaacaaccTCTCACTTGAACTTGAGCGTGTTCGTGCAGAACGAGATGTTGCTCGTCGCCAGATCGAGCTCCTTGAAGGGCAGGTTGGCGAGTTGCAGGCACAGAATACCATGCTTGTCCGCAAGCTTGGTAAGAATGGACTGCTGGACGGTCCGGGCTCTCCGTCACCGTCCATTAAAAGCATTCAGAGAGCCCAGACAGATGTTTGA